A stretch of DNA from Vidua chalybeata isolate OUT-0048 chromosome 27, bVidCha1 merged haplotype, whole genome shotgun sequence:
TCCGGCCGTTCCCCAGCGGCTCGGGGCGCTccggggcaggggtggggacagggaagTGGGACAGGGATGCGGGCAGGGCTATGGGACAGGCAGGGGTacaggcagggatgcaggcagggatgcaAGAAGGgctggtgcaggcagggctggtgcaggcagggatgcaggtAGGGGCGGTGAGGGCAGGACCGGTACAGACGGCTGTGAGGGCAGGAGTGCAGGCGGGGCTGGTGTAGGcaaggctgctgcaggcagggatgcaaGCAGGAGTGCtgtcagggctggagcaggcagcGGTGTAGTCAAGGCTGTGGCAGGCAGGAATAAAAGCAGCGGTACAGGCAGAGGTACGGGAAGGGGCGCAGGCAGGAGTTACAGGCAGGActgtggggcaggcagaggagcagggggtacaggcagggctggtgcaggcagggctggggcagcccctgtCCCCACGTGACGCCCGCGCCGCGCGGGGGCGGCTCCGGTTCATTCATAAatcccggggccgccccgccgcacCGAGCGCAGCGGCGGCGATGGAGCCCCGGTCTCGGTTGTAGGTGAGTGTCTGGCTCCGCCGCCTCGCGACAGCCCCTATCGCGACACAGGGAGCCGGCCCGGCCGAGGGGAGACCATCACGCCCTACCGCGCGTAGAGGTCCCGGGGGCTTCTGCCTCGCTGTTACCAGCCCTGTCGGCAGCCCTGtcaccagctctgcctgcatcCCTTATTCCTGCCCCATATCCCTGTCCTACATCCCTGCTCGCATCCCTCATCGCTCATCCTACATCCCTGTCTCCGTCCCTGATCCACATTCCTGCCTGCATCCCGCATTCCTGCCTGaatcccacatccctgcctcCATCCCCGCCCCACATCCCTGACTGCATCCCGTCACTAGGCTGGGGCGCGGGGCTGCGGTCACAGGGGGCAGAGCGGATCCCCCCCAcgcccccagcccagccccggtCCAGCCGGACCCCGTGGGTCGCATACACGCGTGGGGCGCAGCACCGGCCCGCCCCCCGCACCCCTTCCCACGTGCGGAGGCGCGGCACCACCGGGATCCCCCGACCCCGAGCCCCCGCCCCGGGCACTGGCGGCGGCCCCGGGTCccgccccgtgtcccccccgggGGGACAGCCCGGGGACCGGCCCCCTCCTCCAGACAATGGCCGTCCTGTTCCTGTCGGGTCGCCATGGAGACGGGATTCCTCCATGATGGGGAACAGGAGGGACATTCTTCCCGCTCCCCCTGGCCCCCCGCTCCCCCTGCCTCGGGCCTGAGGGTGCCCCACAGGGATCCCGCCGATGGGGCGCCCATCCCACGTGGAGCCGCAGCCCCCTCGACCGGGGTCCCCCCATGTTGTCGGAagcgggacccccccccacccccccttAGCCTTTCTCGGGGGTCGCGGGGTGTATCCCCTCACCTTGTGCTGCATCCCACCACCTTGGAGAGGCGTGAGGGCGGGTGTAGGCAGGGGGTTCTCTGCCTCAGGAGGCCCCCAACACCCCGATATCCCTCCAAGGGATTGATACCCCGACCTATGACAGGGCTGCCCTCAGCCATCCCTCTGAGCTGTGCCTCACTGCCAGCTGCGACACGGCTACCCCTGCGCTGTCCCCACGAGTGACAGTCCCCACCCCTTCACGGGCACCATTCACATTTTTCACTGACCTAATTTTGAGCGGCTTCCAAGTGCCCACCCCTGCCTGCTCCGGGGGTCCCCGACACAGCATCGCCCAGCCAGGCCGGGCTCAGCCCCTTCAGCAGCCTGGGGACGCACGGAGGGGACACACGGCCTCGCAGCGGGAGCTGGAGCTCGGAAGCCCCCGGGAAGGGCCAGGCACGCGGGAGAGTGATGAGGATGAGGTCCCCGCCGGGTCCCCAAAGGCCGCAGGGCCGATGCCGCGGAGGAGGGGAGCAGGACCCCTGTCCCGGCGGCTCTCGGTCCTCAGGAGCTCGGCCCGGCCCCTCGGTGTCCCCCCCGCGCGGACAGCCCGGTGACGGAGCCGCTCTCGGGATGACTCACGATCGTCACCCGTCGCGCTCCGGCGACACCCACGCCACGAGCTGTGGGGCGGCCACCTGCCCCCCGTCCCTACAGGGAGCCCCCAGCGCGGCTCCCCCCGAGCTTCCGCGGCCAGGGGGTCCTCCGGCGGCGGGGCTGGTGCTGCGTTTGGCCCCCGGGGACGGCAGTGCGGTGTCACCCCGGACCTGGGGCAGGGATTTCAACCCCCGGGCCAGATCTGGCCACCGGCACTAGCCACCGTTTGGGGGCTCCGGCCCCAGCCGGGCGCGGGGACCGTGGCCGCTCTTCGCGGGGTCGGGGGTTGTGCCCACGCGAGTCCGGGGGCTGGGCGCGGGGGGTGGCTGTGCCCGGAGGGGGTGAGGGGCTCCCTGGGGAGGGGCAGCGGTtctgccctctcctccccatcctTCCATCCGTGCTTCGCTCCTGACCACAccctccatcccttcctccttcccctgagCACACCCTCCCTTCATCCCTTCATCCCGGTCCCTCCCTCCCGGTCCCTCCCGGCAGCTCCGCACCGCGGTGCCGGGCAGGGGCCGGgcaggagccgccgccgccacccccggcccggctccgccGTCCCGGCCGGTGCCTCCCTCTGTCTACCCCCGCCCCAGGACACGCTCGGGCCGGGACAGACCATGAGCGATGACCCAACACCCTGGGACAACGGGACCGAGAGCGCCACGGTGagtcctgcctgtccctgcctgcccccgCCTGTCTCTGCCGCCCCTCCCCAGGCCGCCAGCCTCGGGGTCCCGCGGGAGGGGGGAGGCATGTTCGGAGCTCTGGGGTTCTCGTGGCTGCCGTGGGGCTGGCGTCTTCACACGAGTGAGGACGGCAGCAGCCCCGCTGtcaccctctgctctgccagcgCTGGGAGTGGGTGACAGTTCTCAGTGCCCTGTGCGCTGCTGGGATGCTCTGGCTGCGGGGATCCAGGGgcctgggcgctgctgccggatcagcccctctccaggggcagggggagagagCACCGACCCCCGcggtggggcagggctgggggtcctGCCGCCGTCCCCATTCCCAACCCTGTTCCCACTCCCACTCGGCGCGGGGGCCGTGGGCGGCTCAGCCTCCCCGGCTGCCGTTGCCTTGGTGCAGGCAgggcccgggggcggcggggggtggggggggcgcggcggctccgggggcAGCGCTGCCATCGGCGCGGcgggggcaggtttggggtgggCCGGGCCCCCCCGGCGGGTCCCCGCGGCTCAGCCCCTCGGCCCCGAGCAGGCGGTGCCCGGCGAGGTGTCCCCTCAGGATGGGTATGTGCTGCTCCTCGCCCTGCTCTCCATCTTCATCGGGGGCACCCTGGTCCTGCTCTCGGGCATCCTGATCATCTGCCGCCGCTGCTGTGAGGCCGACCGGCGGCACTCCAGGTGGGCAAGGGGTGACATCACTGTCCCCGGGGTGTGTGGCACCGTCAGGGGGCCTGGCCCGGGCACCTCTGACCCTCCtccccctgcagagccagcGATGACCCCGAGAAAACCAACACCACTTACCTGGATGACTCGCAGCAGGCGCAGGGTGAGTGACCCGAGTGCTGTGCTGATCCCCCCCAGTTGCATCCCAAGATCTGGGGAGGGAgtgaggcagctcctgggccctcccctcccctcccaagGTGCAGCCCCTGATCCCGCAACAGTGACCACCACACACCCCTTGTGCCCTCCATTACCCATCCCTGGCTGTGGAGCAAGAcgggcagctgggagcagggaattccAGGCTGGCATTGAGGCCACGAGTGCAACAAGTTTGCCAAGCCTcagctggggaagctggggtACACCACAGTGTGGGGAGCTGGTTGCTGACCCCCTTCTCTGCAGATATCACTGGCAAAGTGGAGGACCCTGAGTGCCTGTCGTCCTCCAGCTACCGGGATGCGGAGAGTGAGCGGTTCctgtcctccagctcctccactgCCCGGCGCGTCTCCTTCAACGAGGCCGCGCTCTTTGACCAGGGGAAGAAGACccaggagaaggggaggaggtgAAGCTCTGGGCTGAGCGGGGGACAAGGAGTTGGGGCTGCCCCTCCTGACCCAGCTGTCCCACAGGTACACACTGACAGAGGGGGACTTCCACCACCTGAAGAATGCCCGCCTGACTCACCTGCACCTCCCGCCGCCTGCCCTCAAGATTGTCACCATCCACGAGTGCGAGTCCAGCGAGAACAGCCTGGCCATGACCCCCCGCCTGCCCCCGCCCAAGCCCGGTCTCGCCATCTTCCAGGTGAGCCCTCAGTGCCCGAGGGACAGATGGGACATGGAGGCCAGGcatcctgcagcaccccagggaGGCACTGCTGGGCCCAAGATGCGAGTCTCAGGGCATTGCTGGAAGTAGAGACAGGAGGTCCTGGGGTGCAGGGGCCCCTCCTTGTCCCCACCCTCGTGCAGACCCCCTGAGCATGCTCTGCCTTGCAGCCCCCCACAGGGGCCCTGCCCCGGCCAGTGCTCCCCAGCCATGCTGTGggccccagctcagccctgcccggggACACCTACAACTCCACCGTGGACACCAGCTTCACAGAGGCCAGCCCGTCTGCCTCCTCCGACTCTGGGGAGGGGCCTTCGGTGAGTGCAGGGGTGAGGGGCCAGGATTGGGAAGGGGCTCccagcctgcacagccccaagggtcctgtcctgctccctccctgctcccccagatcccatccctgccccctcGCTCCGTGCCAGGGCTCAGGAAGAGACGTGGGCATCCAGCTAgaaacaggctctgccccccCACCTCCACCCCCACCTCATCCCTGCCCCGGGGGACATTTGTGCATCTGTTGCAGCCCAGCTCTTCAGAGTGGACAAAGGAGCCGAGTGGGATgcagcggggctggggaggcATGTTTGGGTCCGAGCAGGCACTCACGGCCTCCCCATACCCCCAGTtcacagcagcacccaggagTGGGAAGGTGGCTGGGGCAGGCAGTGCCGGCCCCGAGGAGCCACCCCCGACCCCCCCCCAGGGGACCGTCCTGCAGTTCTTCACCCGCCTGCGTCGCCATGCCAGCCTGGACGGGGCCAGCCCCTACTTCAGGATCAAGAAGTGGAAGCTGGAGAGCACCCAGCGGGCATCCAGCCTGGACACCAGAGGTGGGGGTCAGCAGAGGCCCCGCCGGGCTGTGCAGGGTGGGTGGATATGTGTGGGGGGGGGACTGGTGGTGCCGGTTGGGttgtccccccagccctgccctgcgCCCCCCAGGATCCCCCAAGCGTCGGCAGTTTCAGAGGCAGCGGGCGGCCAGCGAGAGCATGGACCAGGAGGACCGGGACCCCCATCAGACCGACATCATCCAGTACATTGCCCACACGGACGACGTGTCCTTCCATCCCGCGGGGggccccttcctgccctcccctgccagccccccacCCTCTCTCGGCAGGTATTTTTCAGTAGATAagaggggatggggatgggtgAGCCGGACAGGGTAGAGGGGCCCTGGGCATGGGGGGCTCCCACCTCTGCAGCTCTTGTGGGGCAACTGGGTCTGGggtgaggggtctgggggggggcTGGTGAGGGGGAGGCTGGGTTGGGGCATGGGCACGGTGGTTGCGACAGCATGGAGGACCAGGTGGCACCATGGCACTGCTGTGGAacctgcaggggctgggctggcacatcCCTGCCCGCTGCCTGCGGGGTCTGTCCCTGACGTGACACCGGGATGGTGCCCGCAGGCTAGAGCCAGGCGAGGGGGGTGCGGGCAGCCCCAGCAAGTCCAGCGTGCCCGAGCAGCCCAGCGCCTACCACGACATCTGGAGCCTGCGCGCCTCGCTGGAGCTGTACGCGGCCTCCGAGCGCAGCAACGACCAGGACTCGGTGCGCAGCGACAGCGGGGACAGCGTCTCCTCCACCAGCGGCgtgcccccctgcccctccccttccctggaTGAGGCTGAAGGCCCCGAGGAGAAGTTCTGGGGTCGGCCCAAGACGGAGGAGTCGGAGCCCGGCACACGCAAGCTGCTGCAGATGGACAGTGGCTACGCCTCCATCGAGGCGCCCAGCCGGGGGGGTGAGGAGGGCCCCCCCAAGGACCAGACGGCCTCTGAGAAGCGCATTTGCTTCACCAGTGCCGGGCGGAAAGGAACCATCTTTGAGAGCTTCGAGGGCCGGGAcccggaggaggaggaagatgaggaagaggaggagggggggagCACGACCCTGGGCGCAGCGGGTGGGGGACACCTCcgtccccacagccccctggcCTGGTCCCCGTACGGGCAGATGTTCCCCGGGCGGGAGGGGCTGCCCCGGCGGGACTACAGCATCGACGAGAAGACAGACGCGCTGTTCAATGCCTTCGTGCGCCACGACCCCCAGTTTGACGAGTCTCCGCTGCGGGGCAAGCACCGCTCCCGCACTCACCTGCGCAAGCAGTGGCAGCACACGAAGCAGTTCAGCGACCCTGGCGTGCGGTACCCGGCGCTGGAGCGGCACCGGACACCTCTGCGCCGTGGCGACAGTGCCAACTACCCCCTGGACTCCCGGTTCCACAGCCCCCTGCCCCGCATTGTCAGCGCCGGTGACgaggaggcagcagaggcaTCTGATGGGGTACCCCCTGCCCCGGTGCTGCCTGACCCCGAGATCCAGGTGATCGTGGAGGAGCCTGGAGAGGCAGCACCCGAGACCAAGGCTGGCTCTGAGCTCCGTGAGGATGATGACTGCCCCGGCCCTGGGAGGTGCTTGGGGCTGGGCTCCGGCTCGGAGCTGATGGACAAGATTGCGGGCGGCCTGGAGGAGCGGCTCTATGGGCACCTGAGGAAAACGGCAGAGAGAGAAACCCCCGAGTGCGCGGTGGCCGTAGTGGCCAGTGATGCCTCCCCCGACCACAGCACGGTCTAGGCCCAGCATGAGGGGGAgacaccctggcacaggggggCTCGTCCCCCACCAGGGTTCAGGGCTTcatcccctcctgctgctggcacgggGTGCCCAGTGAGGGAAGGGGGTCCTGGCCCAGGCCAGGAGGGCACAAGGGGGCCCCCGGCTGTAACCTCAGCACGGGGGTCTGGTAGCGTGGGGTGGCCAAGCCCCCCGGCTCCCGGGAGCGAgggcctgggctgggggagccccgGGGGTCGGGGCACGGTGGAGAAGCCGCGCGTTGGCCGGGGGTCAGCGTTGAGGGACTTTGCTGAAGCCCTCACCCCGCTGAGTCCCCGTAGCACCTTCGCTCTCCCCTCTCTCTGTGGTTTTACAAGCAATAAGCCTCTCATCCGGCCGGGAATGTCCCCGCCAGGAAGGGGCCGGAGCTGGGCGTCCCCGCTCTGGGGGACGCTGTGGTGCCACCCTGGCCAGGGGTAGTTTGGGGGGGGCAGTCACCGCCTCAATCCAAACCCTGCCCCCCAAGATCTGCAGGGAGCCTGGGATCTAAACTGGAAGCAGGGTCAGGGGGATTCTTGAGGGGTTGAAGCACCTCCTGGGGGGCCCCCAGAGTGGCAGCCCAAGAGCTGAGGGGAAAGGATCGGCCCGGGAGCCCCAGAAATACCCCCCGGAGGGGTAAGGGCTGCCCCCCGGCCCAGGGTACAGGGTGAGAGCAGAGCGGGGCATCCCCAGCATGTGTTGTGGGTGACCCCCAATGCCCCCCACCACCCCAGGAGCTCAGTGGGGGCTCAAGgatatttattgatttttacagaggctgctgctgctccggAGGGGTGGGGGGGCATGTTCACTTTTGATTAGGTTTTTAgggtgaaaaagagaaaaagagaaactgctccagcccttccctggctgtGGCACCTGGGACTTGGcagtgtgtggggggggggacaggcagggcccccccaaacccccattgCATGCGAGTAGAGGCCGGGTTGCCCCTTCCCTCTGTGCAGGCTCTGCCCAAAGCTCTCCTTCCATCACCTCTGCGTTTTTAAGTCTATAAACAAAggacaaaaaccaaaacaaactgtGACATCTCTGAACTCTTTTCTTACCTTCTGCCCCTCTTCTGGATGGTGCCTGC
This window harbors:
- the CBARP gene encoding voltage-dependent calcium channel beta subunit-associated regulatory protein isoform X1; protein product: MSDDPTPWDNGTESATAVPGEVSPQDGYVLLLALLSIFIGGTLVLLSGILIICRRCCEADRRHSRASDDPEKTNTTYLDDSQQAQDITGKVEDPECLSSSSYRDAESERFLSSSSSTARRVSFNEAALFDQGKKTQEKGRRYTLTEGDFHHLKNARLTHLHLPPPALKIVTIHECESSENSLAMTPRLPPPKPGLAIFQPPTGALPRPVLPSHAVGPSSALPGDTYNSTVDTSFTEASPSASSDSGEGPSFTAAPRSGKVAGAGSAGPEEPPPTPPQGTVLQFFTRLRRHASLDGASPYFRIKKWKLESTQRASSLDTRGSPKRRQFQRQRAASESMDQEDRDPHQTDIIQYIAHTDDVSFHPAGGPFLPSPASPPPSLGRLEPGEGGAGSPSKSSVPEQPSAYHDIWSLRASLELYAASERSNDQDSVRSDSGDSVSSTSGVPPCPSPSLDEAEGPEEKFWGRPKTEESEPGTRKLLQMDSGYASIEAPSRGGEEGPPKDQTASEKRICFTSAGRKGTIFESFEGRDPEEEEDEEEEEGGSTTLGAAGGGHLRPHSPLAWSPYGQMFPGREGLPRRDYSIDEKTDALFNAFVRHDPQFDESPLRGKHRSRTHLRKQWQHTKQFSDPGVRYPALERHRTPLRRGDSANYPLDSRFHSPLPRIVSAGDEEAAEASDGVPPAPVLPDPEIQVIVEEPGEAAPETKAGSELREDDDCPGPGRCLGLGSGSELMDKIAGGLEERLYGHLRKTAERETPECAVAVVASDASPDHSTV
- the CBARP gene encoding voltage-dependent calcium channel beta subunit-associated regulatory protein isoform X2 — protein: MSDDPTPWDNGTESATAVPGEVSPQDGYVLLLALLSIFIGGTLVLLSGILIICRRCCEADRRHSRASDDPEKTNTTYLDDSQQAQDITGKVEDPECLSSSSYRDAESERFLSSSSSTARRVSFNEAALFDQGKKTQEKGRRYTLTEGDFHHLKNARLTHLHLPPPALKIVTIHECESSENSLAMTPRLPPPKPGLAIFQFTAAPRSGKVAGAGSAGPEEPPPTPPQGTVLQFFTRLRRHASLDGASPYFRIKKWKLESTQRASSLDTRGSPKRRQFQRQRAASESMDQEDRDPHQTDIIQYIAHTDDVSFHPAGGPFLPSPASPPPSLGRLEPGEGGAGSPSKSSVPEQPSAYHDIWSLRASLELYAASERSNDQDSVRSDSGDSVSSTSGVPPCPSPSLDEAEGPEEKFWGRPKTEESEPGTRKLLQMDSGYASIEAPSRGGEEGPPKDQTASEKRICFTSAGRKGTIFESFEGRDPEEEEDEEEEEGGSTTLGAAGGGHLRPHSPLAWSPYGQMFPGREGLPRRDYSIDEKTDALFNAFVRHDPQFDESPLRGKHRSRTHLRKQWQHTKQFSDPGVRYPALERHRTPLRRGDSANYPLDSRFHSPLPRIVSAGDEEAAEASDGVPPAPVLPDPEIQVIVEEPGEAAPETKAGSELREDDDCPGPGRCLGLGSGSELMDKIAGGLEERLYGHLRKTAERETPECAVAVVASDASPDHSTV